From Microbacterium invictum, the proteins below share one genomic window:
- a CDS encoding DUF5302 domain-containing protein, whose amino-acid sequence MSSDDKPAGAASEDMKRKFREALDKKNAQHREGESHLDGDSAVHGTHGAVTKREFRRKSG is encoded by the coding sequence ATGAGCAGTGACGACAAGCCCGCAGGCGCGGCATCCGAAGATATGAAGCGCAAGTTCCGCGAAGCGCTCGACAAGAAGAATGCGCAGCACCGGGAAGGCGAGTCTCACCTGGACGGCGACTCGGCGGTCCACGGCACCCACGGGGCCGTGACCAAGCGGGAATTCCGCCGCAAGAGCGGCTGA